The following coding sequences are from one Leptolyngbya sp. NIES-3755 window:
- a CDS encoding hypothetical protein (hypothetical protein OSCI_3960018;~similar to AA sequence:cyanobase_aa:LBDG_01560) → MQVKLQSKTALTWIVMKNSIALATITGILLSALSAYAQTDPVQQVRSTKECRGCSLINVNLANSDLSTARLINASLFGSDFSNANLTGANLSGAQAGEVVLDARSSDRRTSNFTAANFTNADISRASLSRAILDRANFTNAYLLSTDFGSSRLAGANFQGAALSTAFFGGADLTGANMANQRLVSVYLRNTRLDRAQLTGTQFDTSDLTNAVLNGANLRGATFARTTITNADFTGAQIDPAIVPQLCQIANGTNTITNVQTRQSLGCR, encoded by the coding sequence ATGCAGGTTAAACTACAATCTAAAACAGCTTTGACTTGGATTGTTATGAAAAACTCGATCGCGCTTGCAACAATTACTGGAATTTTGCTCTCTGCTCTTTCAGCCTACGCTCAAACTGATCCGGTTCAACAAGTCCGATCGACAAAAGAATGTCGAGGCTGTAGTTTGATCAATGTTAATTTGGCAAATTCTGACCTAAGTACTGCAAGACTGATCAATGCTTCGCTCTTTGGCAGTGATTTTAGTAATGCGAATTTGACGGGAGCCAACCTGAGTGGCGCTCAGGCGGGTGAAGTGGTCTTGGATGCCCGATCGAGCGATCGACGAACCAGCAACTTTACCGCAGCAAACTTTACCAATGCGGATATTAGTCGGGCTTCACTCAGTCGAGCGATTCTCGATCGAGCAAACTTTACCAATGCTTACTTGTTAAGTACTGATTTTGGATCGTCTCGACTCGCAGGTGCCAATTTCCAAGGTGCAGCCCTCAGCACTGCTTTCTTTGGTGGAGCCGATTTAACAGGTGCAAATATGGCAAACCAACGATTAGTCAGCGTGTATCTGAGAAATACGAGACTCGATCGAGCGCAGCTAACAGGAACACAATTTGATACGTCTGATTTGACGAATGCAGTACTAAACGGGGCGAATCTACGAGGCGCAACTTTTGCTCGAACGACAATTACCAATGCCGATTTTACAGGTGCACAAATTGATCCTGCGATCGTTCCTCAACTTTGCCAAATTGCAAATGGTACAAACACGATCACGAATGTGCAAACTCGTCAAAGTTTAGGCTGTCGCTGA
- a CDS encoding photosystem II protein Y (ab initio prediction:Prodigal:2.6;~similar to AA sequence:cyanobase_aa:Tery_4485), with protein MDFDFRILIVLFPIILAGGWAVSRILPYALQQVKGFLAK; from the coding sequence ATGGATTTTGACTTTCGCATCTTAATCGTGTTATTTCCGATCATTCTGGCGGGCGGTTGGGCTGTTTCCCGCATTCTTCCTTACGCATTGCAGCAAGTGAAAGGCTTTTTGGCGAAATAA
- a CDS encoding glyoxalase family protein (similar to AA sequence:cyanobase_aa:LBDG_03550): MHHVSIRTADIFRAIAFYEQLGFQVCERFQTGYTLACWMEGLGGRIELLQIPEPKPVPDAFNDEHYTGYYHLSFDVTELADELPQWIESLKTKLEGQDQALTVLLEPTQQMIGDRVYEVAFIADADGLPIEFLNRLK; this comes from the coding sequence ATGCACCACGTTTCGATTCGGACGGCTGATATTTTCAGGGCGATCGCATTTTACGAACAGCTTGGTTTTCAGGTGTGCGAACGCTTTCAGACGGGCTATACGTTGGCTTGCTGGATGGAAGGTTTGGGCGGACGGATCGAACTATTGCAAATTCCAGAGCCAAAACCTGTTCCCGATGCGTTCAACGATGAGCATTACACCGGGTATTATCATCTGTCGTTTGATGTGACGGAATTGGCGGACGAATTGCCGCAATGGATTGAATCGCTGAAAACGAAATTAGAAGGGCAAGATCAGGCTTTGACGGTGTTATTGGAGCCGACGCAGCAGATGATTGGCGATCGAGTTTATGAAGTGGCGTTTATTGCCGATGCAGATGGATTACCGATCGAATTTCTCAATCGGCTGAAGTAG
- a CDS encoding Ycf66-like protein (similar to AA sequence:cyanobase_aa:LBDG_14930) — MINLGFNLASLLGINLVGISIFLPVVALMKQPPDNGKVIQGFVLAPFYFFAGLILLFYGWRFDPIMQFSQIFLVGLNVYWIAKDLWIAKDLRR; from the coding sequence ATGATTAATCTAGGCTTCAACTTGGCTTCGCTCTTAGGGATTAACTTGGTAGGAATTTCAATATTCTTACCTGTTGTGGCACTGATGAAGCAACCCCCCGACAATGGCAAGGTCATTCAGGGTTTTGTGCTTGCACCATTCTATTTCTTTGCAGGTCTGATTCTCCTGTTTTATGGATGGCGATTCGACCCGATCATGCAGTTTTCGCAAATTTTTCTGGTTGGATTGAATGTCTATTGGATTGCCAAAGACTTGTGGATCGCTAAAGACTTGAGACGGTAG
- a CDS encoding PRC-barrel domain-containing protein (similar to AA sequence:cyanobase_aa:LBDG_36120), producing MSEVVKQSELLNQTVLDQGSMQEVGQVEVLWMYPKVHRVLGFICKSGWLGKRKTAFNLEQLEAIGSDGVLVNSEPVETDAEKVKQLETLVGCEVWTDSGDQVGKIVDYLFDLRTGEIQHYLYVSDGWGGIVGSVYLLPPNYILRYGSRRAMVPKESVESFAVYRGGVQERFSKVKDLLSDENVQVRQEVRSLAEIAREKARRLKEKARSITEQAYEFVEDIALDETEPYVAPVSEPAPWDDWEDEPPKKKPKQEVKPPQTSSSPAADVWDDDDWD from the coding sequence ATGTCAGAAGTCGTTAAGCAGAGTGAGCTTTTGAATCAGACTGTCCTCGACCAAGGTTCGATGCAAGAGGTGGGACAGGTGGAAGTCTTGTGGATGTATCCAAAAGTGCATCGGGTTTTGGGTTTTATCTGTAAGTCGGGCTGGCTTGGCAAGAGGAAAACAGCGTTTAATCTGGAGCAGCTTGAAGCGATCGGGAGCGATGGCGTTTTAGTCAATTCGGAACCTGTAGAGACCGATGCTGAGAAAGTAAAACAGCTTGAAACGCTGGTCGGTTGCGAAGTTTGGACAGATTCAGGCGACCAAGTTGGAAAAATTGTTGATTACTTATTCGATCTGCGAACAGGCGAAATTCAGCATTATTTATACGTCTCAGATGGTTGGGGTGGCATTGTCGGAAGTGTTTATCTTTTGCCACCAAACTATATTTTGAGATATGGAAGTCGTCGGGCAATGGTTCCTAAAGAATCGGTGGAATCGTTCGCGGTGTATCGCGGTGGGGTGCAGGAAAGATTCTCGAAAGTGAAAGATTTGCTCAGCGATGAGAATGTTCAAGTCAGACAAGAAGTTCGATCGCTGGCTGAAATCGCACGAGAAAAAGCTCGGAGATTGAAAGAAAAAGCTCGATCGATTACCGAGCAAGCTTATGAATTCGTGGAAGACATCGCACTTGATGAAACTGAGCCGTATGTTGCTCCGGTGTCTGAGCCTGCACCGTGGGACGATTGGGAAGACGAACCTCCGAAAAAGAAACCGAAACAAGAAGTGAAACCGCCCCAAACCTCGTCATCTCCTGCGGCTGATGTTTGGGACGATGATGACTGGGATTAA
- a CDS encoding hypothetical protein (hypothetical protein CHP02652;~similar to AA sequence:cyanobase_aa:LBDG_03560) codes for MINPSFQYPIFGPEIQCPHCRQTIPALTLTDTYLCPRHGAFEANPKTGELIHLQSARHWRLWNDEWYRQHTHPDGIRFEIHEALDRLYTQGYRATRVIIAQRYKELISTYLERSTPWRGQSDSPKPRLYGLPVEFSPDPKDDPSWDVINFDLEKEPGAPVRYPYFRLFE; via the coding sequence ATGATTAATCCCAGTTTTCAGTATCCGATTTTTGGTCCCGAAATCCAGTGTCCCCATTGTCGGCAAACAATCCCGGCATTGACACTGACTGATACTTATTTGTGTCCGCGTCATGGTGCATTTGAAGCGAATCCGAAGACGGGCGAGTTGATTCATCTCCAATCGGCACGTCACTGGCGGCTGTGGAATGATGAATGGTATCGTCAACACACGCACCCGGATGGAATTCGATTTGAGATTCATGAAGCGCTCGATCGACTCTATACGCAGGGGTATCGTGCGACTCGTGTAATTATTGCTCAGCGGTATAAAGAACTGATCAGCACTTATTTAGAACGGAGTACGCCTTGGCGCGGACAGTCCGATTCTCCGAAACCGAGACTTTATGGGCTTCCAGTCGAATTCAGTCCTGATCCCAAGGACGATCCCTCCTGGGATGTGATCAATTTTGATTTGGAAAAGGAACCGGGTGCACCTGTGAGATATCCTTATTTCCGCCTGTTTGAGTAG
- a CDS encoding 2-C-methyl-D-erythritol 4-phosphate cytidylyltransferase (similar to AA sequence:cyanobase_aa:LBDG_01550), producing MYLLIPAAGSGRRMGSERNKLLLDLFGKPILAWTLLAAEASKTIEWIGIIGQSIDWEDFKSIVHALNLTKPVHFIQGGATRQESVYNGLQALPSDAENVLIHDGARCLATSELFDRCSQALDTCNGFIAAIPVKDTIKVVDASGMIERTPDRSQLWAAQTPQGFSVPLLKKCHAEGRQNGWEVTDDAALFEQCGLEVRIVEGEETNLKVTTPVDLAIAEFILRQRSR from the coding sequence GTGTATTTACTGATTCCTGCGGCGGGTTCTGGACGACGAATGGGTAGCGAGAGAAATAAATTGCTGCTTGATTTATTCGGAAAGCCGATATTGGCTTGGACTCTTCTTGCCGCAGAAGCTTCAAAAACAATCGAATGGATTGGCATTATCGGACAATCGATCGATTGGGAAGACTTCAAATCGATTGTTCATGCGCTCAATCTGACGAAGCCTGTTCACTTCATTCAAGGCGGCGCAACTCGTCAAGAATCGGTCTACAACGGACTTCAAGCTCTACCATCGGACGCTGAGAATGTTCTGATTCATGATGGAGCGCGATGTTTAGCGACTTCAGAATTGTTCGATCGATGTTCTCAAGCCTTGGATACTTGCAATGGATTCATTGCTGCAATTCCGGTGAAAGATACGATCAAAGTAGTGGATGCGTCTGGTATGATTGAAAGGACTCCAGATCGATCGCAACTCTGGGCAGCCCAAACGCCTCAAGGTTTCTCAGTTCCATTGCTGAAAAAATGTCATGCTGAGGGACGGCAGAACGGTTGGGAAGTGACCGACGACGCCGCCTTGTTTGAACAATGTGGATTAGAAGTACGGATTGTGGAAGGGGAAGAAACGAACTTGAAAGTTACGACCCCGGTGGATTTAGCGATCGCGGAATTCATCCTCAGACAGCGTTCTCGATAA
- a CDS encoding outer membrane autotransporter barrel domain protein (similar to AA sequence:cyanobase_aa:LBDG_01760), translating to MKRQFAVALFSIAVCSLPIRVSAQSIEGFTVFGDSLSDNGNAFRTTGGLIPPSPPYVNGRFTNGPVWIEDLAARLNLTPTTVNFAFGGATSGTANTLPIPSPLFPGTTTQVNLFLQNSPRLSSDRAFVVWTGANDYLGGGVTNPAIPVGNISSILQRLTAAGAEKLIVVNLPDLGKVPGTITNPAQSAGLTQLSAAHNQGLRTSLQALAQSQPNVTIIPIDIAALVNEVTTDPARFGFTNVTTPCIGTGANCDQFLYWDALHPTARAHRIISEYAFDILTAPQTIVPQAEIALGVARRPTTDLNGRLVTLRNPNPSQRLGVFVNGDFNFGNRDSSDRTSGFDFDTKGVTVGADYRVTDDLALGLAFNYFNSDSNLNSNRGNVSIDSYSLSAYGSYNRDRLYADAVVNYGWNNFDIERNIQVTGFRRANASTNGNQFSVRLNTGYNLGENQLAFGPMVGVRYTRVNIDGYTERDGSILNLNVADQKADSVILNVGAQVSYDFRSPSATITPYLAANYEHEFANGSREIVTELVSQPGIPNRTQTDSPDRDFVRLSAGVQTQFANNLSIGVGYETILGKRDVSDHAVQARLRYQF from the coding sequence ATGAAACGCCAATTTGCTGTGGCTCTATTCTCGATCGCGGTTTGTTCACTGCCAATCCGCGTCTCGGCTCAATCGATCGAAGGGTTTACGGTTTTCGGAGATAGTCTTTCAGATAATGGCAATGCGTTTAGAACAACAGGCGGTTTAATTCCACCCAGTCCCCCGTATGTGAATGGTCGCTTCACGAATGGACCCGTTTGGATTGAAGACCTTGCAGCCCGTCTCAACCTAACGCCAACTACAGTTAATTTTGCGTTTGGTGGAGCAACGAGCGGCACGGCGAATACTTTACCGATTCCTTCGCCATTGTTTCCAGGAACGACCACTCAGGTGAATCTGTTTTTGCAAAATTCGCCACGTTTGAGTAGCGATCGAGCTTTCGTCGTTTGGACAGGTGCAAATGACTATCTTGGCGGAGGAGTTACCAATCCAGCCATTCCAGTCGGCAACATTTCCAGTATTTTGCAACGGTTAACCGCCGCAGGTGCAGAAAAGCTGATCGTTGTGAACTTACCAGATTTAGGAAAAGTTCCAGGAACGATCACGAATCCCGCTCAAAGTGCAGGACTCACACAACTGTCAGCCGCACACAATCAAGGCTTGAGAACCTCACTCCAAGCATTGGCGCAAAGTCAGCCGAATGTGACGATTATCCCGATCGACATTGCTGCACTGGTCAATGAAGTCACGACTGATCCCGCCCGATTTGGCTTTACGAATGTAACTACGCCCTGTATCGGAACAGGTGCAAACTGTGATCAATTCTTGTATTGGGACGCGCTTCATCCAACTGCAAGAGCGCATCGAATCATTTCAGAGTATGCGTTTGACATCTTGACGGCTCCCCAAACGATCGTGCCTCAAGCCGAAATTGCGCTCGGTGTCGCTCGTCGTCCAACAACAGATTTGAATGGTCGATTAGTCACATTGCGAAACCCAAATCCGAGTCAGAGATTGGGTGTGTTTGTGAATGGAGACTTTAACTTTGGAAATCGAGATAGTAGCGATCGTACTTCTGGTTTCGATTTTGATACGAAGGGCGTAACAGTTGGAGCAGACTATCGCGTCACTGATGATCTAGCTCTGGGGTTGGCGTTCAACTATTTCAACAGTGACAGTAATTTGAATAGCAATCGAGGAAATGTCTCAATTGATAGCTATTCACTCTCTGCGTATGGAAGCTACAACCGCGATCGACTGTATGCAGATGCCGTCGTTAACTACGGTTGGAATAACTTCGATATCGAAAGAAACATTCAAGTGACTGGATTTCGACGGGCTAATGCTAGTACGAATGGCAACCAGTTCTCAGTTCGATTAAACACCGGATACAACTTGGGAGAAAATCAACTCGCTTTTGGTCCAATGGTTGGGGTTCGTTATACCAGAGTTAACATTGATGGTTACACAGAGCGTGATGGTAGCATTCTCAACTTGAATGTTGCTGACCAAAAAGCAGATTCCGTCATTTTGAATGTTGGAGCACAGGTCTCTTATGATTTCCGTTCTCCTTCTGCCACAATTACGCCTTATCTTGCTGCGAACTATGAGCATGAATTTGCAAATGGTAGTCGTGAGATTGTTACAGAGCTAGTGAGTCAACCTGGAATTCCGAATCGAACTCAAACCGATTCACCCGATCGAGATTTTGTCCGATTGAGTGCGGGTGTTCAAACTCAATTTGCCAATAATTTGTCGATCGGCGTTGGCTACGAGACAATTCTCGGTAAACGGGATGTTAGCGATCACGCAGTTCAGGCACGGCTTCGCTATCAGTTCTAG
- a CDS encoding ferripyochelin binding protein (similar to AA sequence:cyanobase_aa:LBDG_03570), with translation MNPSDFPSFTPTYWNSPDFSRSAFVAPNATVLGSVEISTGVSIWYNAVIRADVERIVLGTSTNIQDGAILHGDPGQPTILEEFVTVGHRAVIHSAHIERGCLIGIGAIVLDGVRVGSGSIIGAGSVVTKNVPPRSLVVGVPGKPIRELSDSEVEHLIEHAQHYEKLALVHANKGTDLGFHVQM, from the coding sequence GTGAATCCTTCTGATTTTCCATCCTTTACGCCAACTTATTGGAATTCGCCCGATTTCTCGCGTTCTGCGTTCGTTGCTCCGAATGCCACTGTGCTCGGAAGTGTCGAAATTTCTACCGGAGTGAGCATCTGGTACAACGCAGTCATACGAGCGGATGTAGAGCGAATTGTCCTCGGAACCAGCACGAATATTCAGGATGGAGCGATTCTCCACGGCGATCCAGGTCAACCGACAATTCTTGAAGAATTCGTTACAGTTGGTCATCGAGCCGTGATTCATAGCGCCCATATTGAACGCGGTTGTCTGATTGGAATTGGCGCGATCGTATTAGATGGGGTGCGAGTCGGGTCAGGTAGCATTATCGGAGCGGGATCAGTCGTAACGAAAAATGTTCCCCCTCGATCGCTCGTCGTCGGTGTTCCTGGAAAACCGATTCGTGAACTCTCAGACTCCGAGGTTGAACACTTGATCGAACACGCCCAACATTACGAAAAACTTGCACTTGTTCACGCAAATAAAGGAACCGATCTCGGATTTCATGTACAAATGTGA
- a CDS encoding alcohol dehydrogenase (similar to AA sequence:cyanobase_aa:LBDG_37390), whose product MKAVVVDPSVSGRLVLQEVDRPSLLPSEALIKVAAISLNRGEVRRAQTAAAGWRPGWDLAGTIDLPASDGSGFPAGTRVVGFVPSGAWAEYVAVPTDAIAQLPNSVSFADASTLPVAGLTALYGLSKGGLLLGKSVLITGASGGVGYFAVQLARQAGAIVTAQLRRADWINFIKEAGAHRTIVGESLKEFSPYDVILDSTGGTLLSNAISAIAKDGICVTYGTTAEGTVTFDAKTFYGAGGASLYGFILFHELKREPAAIGLAKLVQLLADQRLKPHIDRTASWTEIAAIAQQLTDRQFIGKAVLHLN is encoded by the coding sequence ATGAAAGCAGTTGTCGTTGATCCATCCGTTTCAGGGCGATTAGTTCTTCAAGAAGTCGATCGACCTTCACTGTTACCCTCAGAAGCCTTAATCAAAGTGGCTGCCATTTCTCTGAATCGCGGTGAAGTCAGACGCGCTCAAACGGCTGCGGCTGGATGGCGACCGGGTTGGGATTTGGCAGGCACGATCGACCTGCCTGCCTCTGATGGCTCAGGCTTTCCTGCTGGAACAAGAGTTGTCGGATTCGTCCCATCAGGAGCTTGGGCAGAATATGTTGCCGTTCCCACAGATGCGATCGCACAACTCCCCAATTCAGTTTCCTTTGCCGATGCGTCTACGCTTCCCGTTGCTGGACTCACTGCACTATACGGACTTTCAAAAGGTGGATTGCTACTTGGAAAGTCCGTATTAATCACTGGAGCATCCGGAGGCGTTGGCTATTTCGCAGTTCAACTTGCTCGACAAGCAGGCGCGATCGTTACTGCACAACTAAGACGAGCCGACTGGATTAATTTCATCAAAGAAGCAGGCGCACATCGAACGATCGTGGGTGAATCGCTCAAAGAATTTAGTCCGTATGATGTGATTCTTGATTCGACAGGCGGAACATTATTATCGAATGCAATTAGCGCAATCGCGAAAGATGGAATTTGCGTCACTTACGGAACCACCGCAGAGGGAACCGTTACCTTTGATGCAAAAACCTTTTACGGTGCAGGTGGCGCAAGTTTGTACGGGTTTATTTTGTTCCACGAACTGAAGCGCGAACCTGCTGCAATTGGATTAGCAAAACTTGTTCAATTACTGGCAGATCAACGCTTGAAACCGCATATCGATCGAACTGCATCTTGGACAGAAATTGCCGCGATCGCACAACAATTAACCGATCGACAATTTATTGGTAAAGCAGTCTTACATCTGAATTAG
- a CDS encoding 50S ribosomal protein L27 (similar to AA sequence:cyanobase_aa:LBDG_36100) has translation MAHKKGTGSTRNGRDSNAQRLGVKRFGGQVVKAGNILVRQRGTKFHPGNNVGRGSDDTLFALITGEVKFERVGKDRQKVSVYATEGCSA, from the coding sequence ATGGCTCATAAGAAAGGGACAGGTAGTACCCGTAACGGACGCGATTCTAATGCTCAGCGATTGGGCGTAAAGCGTTTTGGTGGTCAAGTAGTCAAAGCGGGTAACATCTTGGTGCGTCAACGCGGCACGAAGTTCCATCCTGGAAACAATGTCGGACGTGGCAGTGATGATACGCTGTTTGCTTTGATTACTGGCGAAGTGAAATTCGAGCGGGTTGGCAAAGACCGTCAAAAGGTCAGCGTTTATGCGACCGAAGGTTGTTCCGCTTAG
- a CDS encoding hypothetical protein (hypothetical protein L8106_10487;~similar to AA sequence:cyanobase_aa:LBDG_03580) translates to MLDEQAKKAMLLKIPHGLYICGVKDGEEVNGFTASWLMQGSFKPPIVVNCVKADSGSNQMIRKSGVFAISFLEAGQKDLAQKFFKPQRRVGNKFEDVEFYLGETGCPIISDSLGYVECQVVGAVDHGDHTVFVGEVIAAGVHREGEPLRLESTGWQYGG, encoded by the coding sequence ATGCTCGATGAACAGGCGAAAAAAGCAATGTTGCTCAAAATTCCCCACGGTTTGTATATTTGTGGGGTAAAAGATGGCGAAGAGGTGAACGGCTTTACGGCGAGTTGGCTGATGCAAGGATCGTTTAAACCGCCGATCGTGGTGAACTGCGTGAAAGCTGATTCTGGCTCAAATCAAATGATTCGCAAGAGTGGCGTATTTGCGATCAGTTTCCTCGAAGCAGGACAGAAAGACCTCGCTCAGAAGTTCTTCAAACCTCAACGCCGAGTGGGAAATAAGTTCGAGGATGTTGAATTCTATCTCGGTGAAACTGGATGCCCGATTATTTCTGATTCACTTGGATATGTTGAATGTCAAGTGGTTGGCGCGGTCGATCATGGCGATCACACCGTTTTTGTAGGGGAAGTGATCGCGGCAGGTGTCCATCGTGAAGGCGAACCACTGCGGCTTGAAAGTACAGGCTGGCAATACGGCGGCTAA
- a CDS encoding ribosomal protein L21 (similar to AA sequence:cyanobase_aa:LBDG_36110): protein MAYAIIEIAGQQIRVEPSRFYDVNRLVGEENSQLEIDRVLFVNNEGDITIGAPVVEGATVQATVMRHLRGRKVIVYKMQPKKKTRKKRGHRQELTRIMIDSISVGGSAIATKDAANG from the coding sequence ATGGCTTACGCAATTATCGAGATCGCAGGGCAACAGATTCGGGTCGAACCGAGTCGGTTTTATGATGTCAATCGCCTTGTCGGAGAAGAAAACTCACAGCTTGAAATCGATCGCGTTTTATTCGTGAATAACGAAGGCGACATCACGATCGGTGCGCCCGTTGTCGAAGGTGCAACCGTTCAAGCGACTGTCATGCGTCATTTGCGCGGACGAAAAGTGATTGTCTACAAGATGCAACCGAAGAAGAAAACCCGCAAAAAACGCGGTCATCGTCAAGAACTCACCCGGATTATGATCGATTCGATCAGCGTCGGTGGAAGTGCGATCGCGACGAAAGACGCAGCAAACGGTTAA